One Ahaetulla prasina isolate Xishuangbanna chromosome 1, ASM2864084v1, whole genome shotgun sequence DNA window includes the following coding sequences:
- the LOC131196030 gene encoding uncharacterized protein LOC131196030 — protein MEKAQAFLPFEPAAETWDSFLERFECFLHSQDYVDLPASRKRGYFLSLCGREVFATARVLAAPSLVFEMPWDVLLAKLRSHYSPTPSRIARRFAFRRRVQRPGESINDYMASLRSAALYCEFPELDDVLLDQLVAGTTDLRLQRRLLARSDITLATALFEAQAAELAEKSAAEIQRFRPPETQAAPGLAVHHGEAQPSETPYGSSDEDDDVRRLKSFPRRGLPAAKSSPLSCAGCGGSHGRADCRFKNAVCRRCGKRGHLARVCRAGLPMADSLRDPAPRRKSSGLPATRKDDCFAVGHATVDPLGSDWQMGESGAGM, from the exons ATGGAGAAGGCCCAAGCATTCCTGCCGTTTGAGCCAGCAGCTGAGACATGGGATTCGTTCCTGGAGCGCTTTGAGTGCTTCTTGCACTCCCAGGACTATGTGGATTTGCCTGCCTCTCGTAAGCGCGGCTACTTCCTGAGCCTCTGTGGCCGTGAGGTTTTTGCAACGGCCAGAGTCCTGGCTGCCCCATCGCTGGTTTTTGAAATGCCGTGggatgttttattggccaagctgaGGAGCCATTACTCCCCAACGCCTTCTCGTATCGCCCGGAGGTTTGCGTTTCGACGGCGTGTCCAGCGACCGGGAGAATCGATCAACGATTATATGGCGTCCCTGCGTTCTGCTGCCCTATATTGTGAGTTCCCGGAGCTGGACGATGTCCTTCTAGATCAGCTGGTGGCTGGGACCACTGACCTGCGGCTGCAGCGTCGGCTGCTAGCCCGCTCAGACATCACCTTGGCCACAGCGTTGTTTGAGGCGCAGGCGGCCGAGTTGGCGGAGAAGTCCGCGGCGGAGATTCAGAGATTCCGTCCACCTGAGACTCAAGCCGCACCTGGCCTGGCGGTTCACCACGGGGAGGCGCAACCATCGGAGACACCATATGGCTCTTCGGATGAAGACGATGATGTGCGCCGTCTCAAGTCCTTTCCTCGGCGCGGGTTGCCGGCCGCCAAGTCTTCTCCGCTGAGTTGTGCTGGCTGCGGGGGAAGCCACGGAAGGGCCGATTGCCGGTTTAAAAATGCCGTTTGCCGCCGTTGTGGGAAGCGTGGCCACCTAGCCCGGGTCTGCCGGGCGGGGTTGCCTATGGCTGATTCCCTGAGAGATCCTGCTCCCCGTCGGAAGTCTTCTGGCCTGCCGGCCACCCGCAAGGATGATTGTTTCGCTGTCGGGCATGCCACCGTTGACCCTCTTG ggtccgATTGGCAGATGGGAGAGAGTGGCGCCGGCATGTGA